DNA from Deltaproteobacteria bacterium:
GGCTTTGGCATTTGGTGTAGTCGTAAAAACAATAATTATATTAACTAATATCCAAAAAATTTTTGGTAAAATATTCATTTTTAGTTGTTTCACTAGGGAGTGTCCCTACAAAAAAAGGTCAGTAACACGTTCTTTTAACCAAAGTGCACGCTCTTGTGCAATCACATTATTAAGACGAAAACGTAGATCTTTATTTACATCAAATGATAGTACTTGTTCGATAAGTGCAAGAAATTCTTGACGATTTTGAGTTTGTACTGAAATTACTTCAGCATAGGTAACAAGTGGCGAAAGTTTGTTATCTTGGCAAAGTTGCATTGTACGTTCAAAATGTTTTTTTGCCCGCACCATGCTACCACCAGAAGCTTCTGAACGACCGCCTTCATAAGTAATATAAAATTCATGGATCGCACCGTAATTATATGATTCATCAAGGAGCAAAGCTTGGTTCATTAAACTTTCAACGCTTGTTAAATCAGCCACTAATACTAAATCGTCTTTTGAAATAGAAATTTGCGCTGCCCATGCAACAGCAGTCCAATAAATAAATGGCACATCTTGTTTGCTCAGAGTTGCAAGAGCTGTTTTTCTATCTTTAGCAAAC
Protein-coding regions in this window:
- a CDS encoding TRAP transporter TatT component family protein, which encodes MQWRNFNTIAIAYLLLALSINTGCSGLIASAAADAVAGTGLAYASDDDPQLVRAAIPFGLKTIESLLEKSPNDPKLLLAAASGFTQYAYAFVQFDAERSIDNAPNVADKLFSRARKLYLRARHYGLRGLEAMHPGFTDEFAKDRKTALATLSKQDVPFIYWTAVAWAAQISISKDDLVLVADLTSVESLMNQALLLDESYNYGAIHEFYITYEGGRSEASGGSMVRAKKHFERTMQLCQDNKLSPLVTYAEVISVQTQNRQEFLALIEQVLSFDVNKDLRFRLNNVIAQERALWLKERVTDLFL